One part of the Cyclobacteriaceae bacterium genome encodes these proteins:
- a CDS encoding glycosyltransferase family 2 protein produces MEYLFINNPSEVDWGLAKDLNLKDDLCIVQDNLRPQLDLTKIESAFMADVAHAGLHFYKPGTFKKLSLATLNWFFLSPAPNTRTNAWMASFHVMVLKRGVLEKLNLEVKYNTAHFLAADLAFQVLRSGGLVVHQPDLIQQVNVLHNGQLTVDSTDLRRFILRFFGKRAALIAFPLSWFSILKSKDRRINYELNSDSHHLLLQHKNKTITSYSAVIPTINRYAYLKKAIYSLLQKDHPPAEIIVVDQTPERDRVAGYYDEFKAMPVKVFFIETAGQSTARNYAVHRVTSEWILFFDDDSETWADMVKEHIYLLEHSLADVSTGISLAPWKDKSHIPDFINYYHIASVLDTGNCMMRKSLVEEAGLFDLAFDKGSGADDNLGKRLFLKGAVIVFNPKAIRTHHKAPMGGLRTHGAWWKNKGTYFGPFPLPTESYDFMRFYPRAFYLRLCMYRLITSYRRSGLAMNIINTILFPVKVLVSYRKAQALLKTGLRN; encoded by the coding sequence ATGGAGTACCTGTTTATAAATAATCCCTCCGAAGTTGATTGGGGGCTGGCGAAGGACTTAAACCTTAAGGATGATTTATGCATCGTACAAGATAATCTGAGGCCTCAACTCGATTTAACTAAAATCGAAAGCGCCTTTATGGCAGATGTGGCGCATGCAGGTTTGCATTTTTATAAACCGGGTACCTTTAAGAAACTTTCGTTAGCAACCCTGAATTGGTTTTTTTTGTCACCAGCACCTAACACCCGAACTAACGCATGGATGGCATCCTTTCATGTGATGGTATTAAAAAGGGGAGTGCTTGAAAAACTTAACCTGGAAGTGAAGTACAATACAGCACATTTTCTTGCTGCTGACCTGGCGTTTCAGGTATTGCGTAGCGGGGGTTTGGTCGTGCATCAACCTGATCTCATTCAACAGGTGAATGTTTTGCACAATGGACAACTTACCGTTGACTCCACGGATCTTAGGCGGTTTATCCTGAGATTTTTCGGCAAACGGGCGGCTTTAATTGCTTTCCCGTTGAGTTGGTTTTCAATTTTAAAATCAAAAGACAGGAGAATAAATTATGAGCTTAATTCTGATAGCCATCATTTGCTTTTACAACATAAGAATAAAACGATTACCTCTTACTCAGCAGTCATTCCTACCATTAACCGATATGCTTATTTAAAAAAGGCCATCTATTCCCTGCTGCAGAAAGATCATCCACCGGCAGAAATAATTGTGGTAGATCAAACGCCTGAACGTGATCGTGTTGCTGGATACTATGATGAATTTAAGGCCATGCCGGTGAAAGTTTTTTTTATAGAAACAGCCGGCCAGAGCACTGCACGAAACTACGCGGTACACCGGGTTACATCCGAATGGATACTTTTTTTTGATGATGACTCTGAAACCTGGGCTGATATGGTCAAAGAGCATATTTACCTATTGGAGCATTCGTTGGCAGATGTTTCTACAGGAATATCCCTGGCGCCCTGGAAGGATAAGTCGCATATCCCTGACTTTATTAATTACTACCATATTGCCTCGGTATTGGATACCGGCAACTGTATGATGCGCAAAAGCCTGGTAGAAGAAGCAGGGTTGTTTGACTTGGCATTTGATAAAGGCTCTGGTGCTGACGACAACCTTGGAAAGCGGTTGTTTTTAAAAGGCGCTGTGATAGTATTTAATCCAAAAGCTATCCGCACACATCATAAAGCCCCTATGGGCGGGTTGCGCACGCATGGCGCCTGGTGGAAAAATAAGGGTACGTACTTTGGCCCCTTTCCATTGCCAACAGAATCCTATGATTTCATGCGATTTTATCCACGTGCATTCTATTTGCGTCTTTGTATGTACCGGCTGATCACTTCCTACAGGCGTTCGGGATTGGCCATGAATATCATTAACACGATTCTGTTTCCGGTGAAAGTGTTGGTTTCGTATCGCAAAGCGCAGGCGTTGTTAAAAACAGGTTTGAGGAATTAG
- a CDS encoding glycosyltransferase family 4 protein has product MRILTVGNSFPTAKQNFVHYKIEGLAARGHTVINLAFGLIDRKALQAWKKDHPGYKLSCYSTASFALFKFAFFLAVQFFRNPVRVIRLWRVIQKAGYPLYVRYINFRNNLVMLSLADKVEVVHFEWNNQAVSFCESFSLLKIPFVVSVRGRGVTSQPLVDHKLASRLPQVFEKATIIHSLGNDLVPYIKRYAPGTEKIRIVTPAVNLSGIPCKTNYESGTIRILTVADLVWKKNLITALISFHQLHRQFTNLEYWIIGDGPLKEALLFMRSELKLDDKVKLTGILPHAQVMQHMAFCDIFLMPSLQEGFCNAVIEAQAAGLPVVVTDADGLGENIAPGETGLLVSRWDQPALVEALRLLIMDNELRQRMGKQGVKRAATLYDIQNQLEKFEAIYGEAIRFKR; this is encoded by the coding sequence ATGAGGATTTTAACCGTTGGTAATAGCTTTCCTACAGCCAAGCAGAATTTTGTTCATTATAAAATTGAAGGCCTAGCTGCCAGGGGACATACAGTAATTAATCTTGCTTTCGGCCTTATCGATCGAAAAGCCCTTCAAGCGTGGAAGAAGGATCATCCGGGTTATAAACTATCGTGTTATTCTACGGCAAGCTTTGCGCTTTTTAAGTTTGCCTTTTTTTTAGCAGTACAGTTTTTCCGTAATCCTGTTCGAGTCATTAGGCTTTGGCGGGTAATTCAAAAAGCGGGTTATCCGCTCTATGTCCGGTACATCAACTTTCGAAATAACCTGGTCATGCTAAGCCTGGCTGATAAGGTTGAGGTGGTTCACTTTGAATGGAATAACCAGGCAGTTTCGTTTTGTGAGTCTTTTTCACTATTGAAAATACCTTTTGTGGTAAGTGTTCGCGGTAGGGGTGTCACCTCGCAGCCACTGGTTGATCATAAGCTTGCATCGCGGTTGCCCCAGGTATTTGAGAAAGCTACGATAATCCATTCCTTGGGTAATGACCTTGTACCATATATAAAACGATATGCACCAGGTACCGAGAAAATCCGCATTGTTACACCTGCTGTTAATCTTTCAGGAATACCCTGCAAAACCAATTATGAAAGCGGGACAATTCGAATACTAACGGTAGCCGATTTGGTTTGGAAGAAGAATTTGATCACGGCATTAATTTCATTTCATCAGCTCCATCGGCAATTTACTAATCTGGAATACTGGATTATTGGTGATGGTCCACTGAAGGAAGCTTTATTGTTTATGCGCAGTGAATTAAAACTTGACGACAAGGTTAAGTTAACGGGTATTTTGCCGCACGCACAGGTTATGCAACACATGGCATTCTGCGATATTTTTCTGATGCCCAGTTTACAGGAAGGTTTTTGTAATGCTGTTATTGAAGCACAAGCGGCAGGGTTACCGGTAGTGGTAACCGATGCAGATGGCTTGGGAGAGAATATTGCACCCGGTGAAACCGGTTTGCTTGTCAGCCGGTGGGATCAGCCGGCACTGGTTGAAGCGTTGCGACTACTAATTATGGATAACGAACTCAGGCAACGGATGGGTAAACAAGGCGTAAAGCGTGCGGCCACACTGTACGATATCCAAAACCAATTAGAAAAATTTGAGGCGATTTATGGAGAAGCCATCCGGTTCAAACGTTAA
- a CDS encoding glycosyltransferase family 4 protein gives MEKPSGSNVKRVLFAGHEIGGQMQLLAETIRNRWIQASAVAYNDDFRGYQNDIMLAGKGWRAGFDRFLFFLWALKHYDVFHFFWGVSLWNWWRFHLLDLPLLKFFKKRVVVHFRGLDIIDIKHFDYLREKNRGVDVPKPPLSRPDQIRKVKKWLKYADVVLVSEPDLFEVVPNAILSPQVIDTTYWTSARRPQSEVDGIIRIVHAPSSRRKKGTDFIEKAIDELKQKGYAVELVMAEKLPHHKIRELYEISDIGIDQVLYGWHGKVSVELMALGKPVLCYIEPQLLKYRPDLPIVNVTPATLTDELEKLVKDKSLRQQIGEKSKQYALTNHDVERIVDDLLMRYGFVEHTQVKEYIENASMW, from the coding sequence ATGGAGAAGCCATCCGGTTCAAACGTTAAGCGCGTGCTTTTTGCCGGCCACGAAATTGGTGGCCAAATGCAATTACTGGCCGAAACAATTCGTAACCGTTGGATACAGGCATCAGCCGTTGCTTATAACGATGATTTCCGCGGCTACCAAAATGATATTATGCTGGCGGGTAAGGGATGGAGGGCAGGCTTTGATCGTTTCCTGTTTTTTCTTTGGGCCCTGAAGCATTACGATGTGTTTCATTTCTTCTGGGGTGTAAGCCTTTGGAACTGGTGGCGGTTCCATTTACTTGATCTACCACTATTGAAATTTTTCAAAAAGAGGGTAGTAGTTCATTTTCGTGGGTTGGATATTATTGACATTAAACATTTTGATTATTTGCGTGAGAAAAACCGTGGCGTTGATGTACCGAAGCCACCGTTAAGCCGGCCGGATCAAATCCGTAAAGTGAAGAAGTGGCTGAAGTATGCTGATGTGGTACTGGTATCGGAGCCTGACTTGTTTGAAGTTGTCCCTAATGCAATTTTATCACCCCAGGTTATTGATACCACCTACTGGACATCCGCCCGAAGGCCACAGTCGGAAGTTGATGGCATCATACGCATTGTTCATGCGCCTTCCAGCAGGCGGAAAAAGGGAACTGATTTTATTGAGAAGGCAATTGATGAGTTAAAGCAAAAGGGTTATGCTGTTGAACTGGTAATGGCGGAAAAGTTGCCCCATCATAAAATAAGGGAACTGTACGAAATCAGTGACATTGGTATTGACCAGGTGCTGTATGGCTGGCATGGAAAGGTTTCTGTAGAGTTGATGGCGCTGGGCAAACCTGTACTCTGTTACATTGAGCCGCAGTTGCTGAAGTACCGCCCCGATTTGCCCATTGTAAATGTGACGCCCGCAACCCTAACTGACGAATTGGAAAAATTGGTAAAGGATAAATCTTTACGCCAACAAATAGGCGAAAAATCAAAACAATATGCATTGACAAATCATGATGTTGAACGTATTGTGGACGACTTACTTATGCGTTACGGATTTGTTGAGCATACCCAGGTTAAGGAGTATATCGAGAATGCCAGCATGTGGTAA
- a CDS encoding glycosyltransferase: protein MKVVFFVGTLQAGGLERFVTRVSLKAKQEKQFIPVVVCLTKQTGIFLHELQTANVEVYEAPKRWFRSPYRWWQLIRLIKKIKPDIIHSQVNFSMLQQFLVAWFGRARFTVTERNCYKRSGLALVRRRVQYRLLKIFGVVYSANSKRVASHLSVMFNEQVDTFPILHNGIDVPEVTPVINFVTPVRIGYVARMSLHKGHLFFLEVLEKLIHTRHLKCEAIFFGDGPDRMVIEKSIKEKKLEKFVTLTGVVPDLDKQLVTCDIVTLLSDFEGMPNVILEAMALGKPVVATDVGNARELLANDAGFILEKKNIDDAVAVFEQLIQQPELRLSMGQIGRTRIKNEFSLTSTLSSLLNYYRTIVNIE, encoded by the coding sequence ATGAAAGTTGTATTTTTTGTAGGAACCCTGCAGGCCGGTGGGTTAGAACGTTTTGTTACCCGTGTTTCACTTAAAGCAAAACAGGAAAAGCAGTTTATCCCGGTTGTGGTTTGTTTGACTAAGCAAACAGGAATTTTTTTACATGAACTGCAGACCGCAAACGTAGAGGTGTATGAGGCGCCAAAAAGATGGTTTCGCTCACCTTACCGTTGGTGGCAACTCATTCGCCTGATCAAAAAGATAAAGCCTGATATCATTCACTCGCAGGTGAATTTCTCTATGCTTCAACAGTTTTTGGTTGCATGGTTCGGCAGGGCCAGGTTTACTGTTACCGAGCGTAATTGTTACAAGCGCAGTGGTCTGGCACTCGTACGAAGGAGGGTGCAATATCGTTTGTTGAAAATTTTCGGGGTAGTTTATAGCGCTAATTCTAAACGTGTAGCCAGCCACCTGTCGGTTATGTTTAATGAACAAGTGGACACTTTTCCAATCTTGCATAATGGCATTGATGTTCCTGAAGTAACACCGGTTATTAACTTTGTTACTCCTGTGCGGATCGGCTACGTTGCCCGGATGTCACTGCATAAAGGACATCTTTTCTTTCTGGAGGTGCTGGAAAAATTAATCCATACACGACACTTGAAATGCGAGGCTATTTTTTTTGGAGATGGACCCGATCGGATGGTAATTGAGAAATCGATAAAGGAGAAAAAGCTTGAGAAGTTTGTAACCCTTACTGGTGTGGTTCCGGATTTGGATAAACAATTAGTAACATGTGATATAGTAACATTATTAAGCGATTTTGAAGGAATGCCTAACGTGATTTTAGAAGCCATGGCCTTGGGTAAGCCCGTTGTGGCTACAGATGTGGGCAATGCCCGCGAGTTATTGGCGAATGATGCCGGTTTTATACTTGAAAAAAAAAATATTGACGATGCAGTTGCTGTTTTTGAGCAACTTATTCAACAGCCAGAATTACGGTTGAGCATGGGGCAAATTGGGAGAACCCGCATAAAAAATGAATTTTCCTTAACAAGCACTTTAAGTAGTTTGCTCAACTATTACCGTACAATAGTTAATATTGAATGA
- a CDS encoding class I SAM-dependent methyltransferase produces MIFEEYIISPLNQTDLMRIENEHYVFVGGDRYPIVQEVPILVAANNSMFELEGIIQQKPLTQNKSYSNKRNLKNFIRTSLLPKLNKDWALKERYKNLATRVTGGKVLIIGAGSKIDFYKSIFQQSSIVITSDIHLQYNPDIVFDVHQIPFKSEAFDLVLAAQVMEHTIRPWIAASELERVVKPNGLIQVEVPFAFPYHGAPYDFFRFTFTGMRSLFRYCRLEAFMASEGTFTAAAVTNAQALVEISRSKIFRYPMLVLGRFLFFWLKYLDFFKSGRKLNDMIWPKGMVFTFVKDGKERSDFDCLADYQSLK; encoded by the coding sequence ATGATATTTGAAGAATATATAATTAGTCCATTAAATCAGACTGACTTAATGCGAATTGAAAACGAACATTATGTATTTGTTGGTGGTGACAGATACCCTATTGTTCAAGAGGTACCAATACTAGTTGCTGCAAATAATTCTATGTTTGAACTAGAAGGGATAATTCAACAAAAACCGTTAACTCAGAATAAAAGTTACTCAAACAAGCGGAATCTTAAGAATTTCATTAGGACATCTCTTCTTCCAAAATTAAATAAGGATTGGGCACTGAAAGAGCGATACAAGAATTTGGCTACACGAGTAACAGGAGGGAAAGTTTTAATAATTGGGGCAGGAAGTAAAATTGATTTTTATAAATCAATTTTTCAACAATCGAGTATTGTAATTACTTCTGATATACATCTTCAGTACAATCCTGATATAGTTTTTGATGTGCACCAAATCCCATTTAAATCTGAGGCTTTCGATTTGGTACTTGCCGCGCAAGTAATGGAGCATACTATTCGGCCTTGGATAGCTGCCAGTGAGTTAGAAAGAGTAGTTAAGCCCAATGGTTTAATTCAAGTTGAAGTACCGTTTGCTTTTCCATACCACGGGGCTCCTTATGACTTTTTTAGGTTTACCTTTACAGGGATGAGATCGCTTTTTAGGTACTGCAGACTAGAAGCTTTCATGGCGTCAGAAGGAACATTCACAGCTGCTGCGGTTACTAATGCTCAAGCATTAGTAGAAATATCACGTTCCAAAATTTTTCGTTACCCAATGCTTGTACTGGGTAGATTTCTGTTCTTTTGGTTAAAATATTTGGATTTTTTTAAGAGTGGTCGTAAGCTAAACGATATGATTTGGCCAAAAGGTATGGTATTTACATTTGTGAAAGATGGTAAGGAGAGGAGTGATTTTGATTGCCTGGCTGATTATCAATCGCTTAAATGA
- a CDS encoding O-antigen ligase family protein: MRPVIWLCLLVTSYFYCLPLGRFTLVGIASDFRIFDFVVLAFWLVNWNYLTAGLNFIYSKRQLATHYVKYLMIIILISLIFNFIFRGSSYIGPTLIRTYRFMAYLSTLVAVIAIVDNRQKFKLLLTVFFINILVQAVLAFLQGIGVLNSFWPDYWREMYSFMDSPVATLSPHHKHIAIVMLMGFSLAVALLFYSRNLLVKLFFAVCALLMVIVPLMSGTRTFVLGMTGVVLALLWITRGRSIGIALFLGIGLLVVSRNLPEEVSEVTLERINEKYEERVLRGYERGGVERLAVERTVIYESVFRAIGNYPYLLITGSGFQAASVFIFGNGAHNNFLQFLIETGLIGLSVFLLFLFTMSKNLLAAGRYMRYSFENSIARFVWIGLIGLIFTMFVGETFYAQAAMFTLTGQIMVFLGLGIAPFFWQSIIRDGVPVYK, encoded by the coding sequence ATGAGACCAGTCATCTGGTTGTGTCTTTTAGTTACCAGTTATTTTTACTGTCTGCCCCTGGGTAGATTTACCCTGGTGGGTATTGCGTCCGACTTCAGGATTTTCGATTTTGTTGTTCTTGCTTTTTGGTTGGTGAACTGGAATTACCTAACTGCGGGGCTGAACTTTATTTACAGTAAACGGCAGTTGGCTACGCATTATGTCAAGTACCTGATGATTATTATCCTCATCAGCCTCATCTTTAATTTTATCTTCAGGGGCTCATCCTATATTGGCCCCACGCTTATCCGTACTTACCGGTTTATGGCGTACCTGTCAACCTTAGTGGCGGTCATCGCTATTGTTGACAACAGGCAGAAGTTCAAATTATTGTTGACCGTATTCTTTATAAACATATTGGTTCAGGCAGTCCTGGCCTTTTTGCAGGGTATTGGTGTGTTAAATTCCTTCTGGCCCGACTACTGGCGCGAGATGTATTCGTTTATGGATTCACCCGTGGCCACGCTTTCCCCACATCACAAGCACATTGCCATTGTCATGCTGATGGGATTTTCATTGGCAGTAGCTTTGCTTTTTTACAGCCGTAACCTGTTGGTAAAACTTTTCTTTGCGGTTTGTGCTTTGCTTATGGTAATCGTTCCGTTGATGTCGGGAACGCGCACGTTTGTGCTGGGAATGACGGGTGTGGTGCTTGCCCTGTTATGGATAACCCGCGGACGAAGCATTGGCATTGCGCTTTTCCTGGGCATTGGCCTTTTGGTGGTTTCCAGGAATTTACCCGAGGAAGTAAGCGAAGTAACCTTGGAGCGGATAAACGAAAAATATGAAGAACGGGTGTTGCGTGGCTACGAGCGGGGCGGGGTTGAGCGACTGGCGGTTGAACGTACGGTTATCTACGAATCGGTATTCAGGGCTATCGGAAATTACCCTTATTTATTGATTACCGGGTCGGGCTTTCAGGCTGCTTCTGTATTTATTTTTGGCAATGGCGCGCATAATAATTTTTTGCAGTTCTTAATTGAAACAGGGCTTATCGGGCTCAGTGTCTTTCTGCTGTTCCTGTTTACCATGAGTAAGAACCTGCTGGCGGCAGGAAGATATATGAGGTATTCATTCGAGAATTCAATAGCGAGATTTGTATGGATAGGATTGATTGGTTTAATCTTTACCATGTTTGTAGGGGAAACATTTTATGCCCAAGCAGCCATGTTTACCCTTACCGGCCAGATCATGGTTTTTTTAGGGCTCGGTATCGCCCCTTTTTTCTGGCAATCGATTATAAGAGATGGAGTACCTGTTTATAAATAA
- a CDS encoding glycosyltransferase family 4 protein, whose amino-acid sequence MRLLIVSDTAIYRDKHENFLEVYEPTLREIESLNDLFLDITWLGYYKGSNPGNARKPYPKNIYLNTLPTVIGGNNFLKKFKVVPILPLLFLKIIRALRTHDVIHTRGPSVPAFVCILLSFVFRNKKYWHKYAGNWMEPHPPFMYKVQKWLLMRAKNTKVTINGKWPNQPAHVFTLENPCFTALELERAIVAGSHKSFVVPLTLCFAGLIDESKGVQALVRAFEYLDHPERYITKLILAGHGPGMEEVMKLAERISVQVEFTGYIQRQSLNEVYRQSHALLLPSRTEGFPKVVAEAASFGCIPIVTDVSSVGQYVRDGINGFLLKDAQPETIACALTRLLNTRNLHELSYEAKVMSGLFTYERFREVISNCVINQKS is encoded by the coding sequence ATGAGGCTCCTTATAGTTTCAGATACTGCAATTTACCGTGATAAGCATGAAAACTTTTTAGAGGTTTACGAACCAACATTACGCGAAATCGAATCTTTGAATGATCTTTTTTTAGACATAACCTGGTTAGGTTATTATAAGGGTAGTAATCCTGGTAATGCAAGGAAGCCTTATCCTAAAAATATTTATCTTAATACATTACCGACTGTCATTGGCGGGAATAATTTTCTTAAAAAATTTAAGGTGGTGCCAATTCTCCCTTTACTTTTTTTGAAAATCATTCGTGCATTGAGAACTCATGATGTGATTCATACGCGAGGTCCATCAGTGCCAGCTTTTGTTTGTATTTTATTGTCGTTTGTATTTCGAAATAAAAAGTATTGGCATAAGTATGCTGGGAATTGGATGGAGCCTCACCCTCCATTTATGTACAAAGTACAGAAGTGGTTGCTAATGCGGGCAAAAAATACTAAAGTAACTATTAACGGTAAATGGCCAAACCAACCAGCACATGTTTTTACCCTTGAAAATCCCTGTTTTACTGCATTGGAATTGGAACGGGCGATTGTTGCAGGAAGTCATAAGTCTTTTGTAGTTCCGTTGACCCTTTGTTTTGCCGGATTGATCGATGAATCAAAGGGTGTTCAGGCTTTAGTACGGGCTTTCGAATATTTGGATCATCCCGAGCGGTACATCACAAAATTGATTTTGGCTGGCCACGGGCCAGGCATGGAAGAGGTGATGAAATTAGCCGAAAGAATCTCTGTACAGGTTGAATTTACAGGGTATATTCAGCGGCAAAGCCTTAATGAAGTTTATAGGCAAAGTCATGCATTGCTGTTGCCAAGTCGTACTGAAGGCTTTCCAAAAGTAGTTGCTGAAGCTGCTTCATTTGGATGTATACCGATAGTTACGGATGTATCCTCAGTTGGTCAGTATGTTCGAGATGGCATAAACGGTTTTTTACTAAAGGATGCACAACCAGAAACAATTGCTTGTGCTCTAACAAGATTGCTAAATACTAGGAACTTACACGAACTTTCCTATGAAGCTAAAGTAATGTCAGGTTTATTTACCTATGAACGATTTCGCGAAGTAATATCGAATTGTGTCATTAACCAGAAATCATAA
- a CDS encoding class I SAM-dependent methyltransferase, whose protein sequence is MGSIFVKNVNHVLDKLFSVNVIRTRVKAPLPYQLNDWTGKRLLYFYDLLNRTNSLKGDIVECGVGWGNSLVCITISHQVIQSTKKIWAFDSFSGLPEPSKEDEPMRPEVKIEKGDLAYTEAYVKARLKKASVPAELISDIEFIPGYFDKTLTQFPADRKVAFLHLDVDLYDSYITTLEFFYSRLVPGGIIALDEYNDKKWVGCTKAVDHFLTDKPERVEKSPFLNKYFIVKQ, encoded by the coding sequence ATGGGAAGTATTTTTGTTAAAAACGTAAATCATGTGTTGGATAAATTATTTTCAGTTAATGTAATCCGAACGCGTGTTAAAGCACCCCTGCCTTATCAATTAAACGATTGGACTGGCAAGCGCCTGTTGTATTTCTATGACTTACTGAATCGTACTAATTCCCTTAAGGGTGATATTGTGGAATGTGGGGTTGGTTGGGGAAACAGCCTGGTATGCATTACCATTTCGCATCAGGTTATTCAGTCAACGAAGAAAATTTGGGCATTTGATTCCTTCTCAGGTTTGCCCGAACCTTCAAAAGAAGATGAGCCTATGCGACCTGAGGTGAAAATTGAAAAGGGTGATCTTGCTTACACCGAGGCGTATGTAAAAGCACGGTTAAAGAAGGCTTCTGTTCCTGCCGAATTAATTTCCGACATAGAATTTATTCCTGGTTATTTTGACAAAACGCTCACTCAATTTCCTGCTGACAGAAAGGTTGCTTTTTTGCATCTGGATGTGGATTTATATGATTCGTATATCACTACGCTTGAATTTTTTTATTCACGTTTAGTGCCCGGAGGCATTATTGCATTAGATGAATACAATGATAAGAAATGGGTGGGATGTACGAAGGCTGTGGATCACTTTTTAACCGATAAACCCGAACGCGTTGAGAAAAGTCCTTTCCTGAATAAGTACTTTATTGTTAAACAATAG
- a CDS encoding class I SAM-dependent methyltransferase, which yields MDLGSSSGEFMELAADSGWRVIGVEPSIEGVKAAKAKGLHVVQSPAEQLPFPDQSFDLVHSNHVFEHLADPMAAAKEAYRVLKPGGVVFIEVPNQFDNIQFFRYRLMGSVPVRERNIRSIHHLVFFSRKSLRELLHRAGFENIVIKNKYGEGRRGLAYLGSLLIRFIGLFYLGAPVIQAIAMKRK from the coding sequence TTGGATCTTGGTTCCTCATCAGGAGAATTCATGGAGTTAGCTGCAGATAGTGGATGGAGAGTAATTGGTGTAGAACCATCAATTGAAGGTGTAAAGGCTGCAAAAGCCAAAGGCTTGCACGTAGTGCAGTCACCTGCCGAGCAACTCCCTTTTCCTGACCAATCATTTGACCTGGTACACTCCAATCATGTATTTGAACATCTGGCTGATCCGATGGCAGCCGCCAAAGAAGCTTACCGTGTGTTAAAGCCCGGGGGTGTAGTGTTTATTGAAGTGCCCAACCAGTTCGATAACATTCAGTTTTTTCGCTATCGGTTAATGGGTAGTGTGCCAGTGCGCGAACGGAACATTCGTTCCATCCATCACCTGGTATTTTTCTCCAGAAAATCCCTTCGTGAGTTATTGCACCGGGCAGGTTTCGAAAATATTGTCATTAAAAATAAATATGGAGAAGGCAGGCGAGGGTTAGCGTACCTGGGCTCTTTATTGATCCGGTTTATCGGCTTGTTCTATTTAGGCGCTCCTGTTATTCAGGCTATTGCCATGAAACGAAAATGA
- a CDS encoding glycosyltransferase family 4 protein has translation MKVLQVIDQLNVGGAERVLVDLANILHRHGKSVTVITLVRPGKLAAQLHPEIPLLNLGRVNRFSVLKMFRINRICSRYDIVHVHLRYNFRYVALAKILFWGNYKLLLHDHFGDIENDKAIPTGIKFFLHRNPWFVGVSRPLVDWAVQYIGLKKENVFLLSNIIIRKEPAPTKRSAPSVPKLLLVSNFREAKNHAFACRLLSRLRDTLAFTATFVGQVIDPQFMEGIHKQIREQKLDDIVKVVHDCDDVQGIIGEYDLAIHTAYQESGPLVLIEYLAQQLPFVAYKTGEVATQLHAVIPDFFMENFEVQHWIDRIEGLLSRGDQYKDSMKAAFDAMYSDQVYVGKCIGIYSRMITNGQ, from the coding sequence GTGAAAGTATTACAGGTAATTGACCAGTTGAATGTGGGGGGAGCTGAACGTGTGTTGGTTGACTTGGCTAATATTTTGCATCGACATGGTAAATCCGTTACGGTTATTACATTAGTTCGCCCGGGAAAACTGGCAGCACAACTCCATCCTGAAATCCCTCTTTTGAATTTGGGCAGAGTTAATCGGTTTAGTGTACTGAAAATGTTTCGTATAAATCGGATTTGCAGCCGGTACGATATTGTTCATGTTCATTTGCGCTATAATTTCAGGTATGTGGCATTAGCCAAAATTTTGTTTTGGGGCAACTATAAACTGCTGCTTCACGATCATTTTGGGGATATCGAAAATGATAAGGCAATACCTACAGGCATTAAATTTTTCTTGCATCGAAATCCATGGTTTGTTGGAGTGAGCCGGCCGCTTGTTGACTGGGCTGTTCAATATATAGGGCTTAAAAAGGAGAACGTCTTTTTGCTTTCCAACATAATTATCCGCAAAGAACCCGCCCCCACAAAAAGGTCTGCACCATCGGTTCCTAAACTATTGTTGGTATCTAATTTCAGGGAGGCAAAAAATCATGCATTCGCATGCCGGCTTTTGTCCAGGCTTAGGGATACCCTTGCTTTTACCGCAACATTTGTTGGCCAGGTAATTGACCCGCAATTTATGGAGGGTATCCATAAGCAGATCAGGGAGCAAAAACTTGACGATATTGTTAAGGTTGTTCACGATTGTGATGATGTTCAGGGCATAATAGGAGAGTATGACCTTGCCATTCACACAGCTTACCAGGAAAGTGGCCCCCTGGTGTTGATCGAATACCTGGCGCAGCAGCTTCCTTTTGTGGCTTATAAAACCGGTGAGGTTGCCACCCAGCTTCATGCCGTAATTCCAGATTTTTTTATGGAAAATTTTGAGGTTCAACATTGGATTGATCGGATAGAGGGTTTGTTGAGCCGGGGCGATCAGTACAAGGATTCTATGAAGGCTGCTTTTGATGCAATGTATTCCGATCAAGTATATGTTGGGAAATGCATCGGTATTTATTCCCGAATGATTACAAATGGACAATAG